In Armatimonadota bacterium, a single genomic region encodes these proteins:
- a CDS encoding helix-turn-helix transcriptional regulator gives MVQYSQTRFDASFGALSDATRRGVLEQLGRADASITALAERFRMTLTGMKKHVAVLERAGLVRTEKVGRVRICKLGRRGLEEEAAWIEGYRRLWAVRFDELDTVVEELNREEKENGR, from the coding sequence ATGGTGCAGTATAGTCAAACTCGCTTCGATGCCTCGTTCGGCGCGCTCTCGGACGCCACCCGACGCGGCGTTCTGGAGCAACTCGGCCGTGCGGACGCTTCGATCACCGCCCTTGCCGAGAGGTTCCGCATGACCCTGACGGGCATGAAGAAGCATGTGGCGGTACTGGAGCGAGCGGGGCTCGTCCGCACCGAGAAGGTTGGGCGCGTGCGGATCTGCAAACTCGGGCGGCGCGGACTGGAAGAAGAGGCGGCATGGATCGAGGGGTATCGCCGGCTCTGGGCCGTGCGCTTCGACGAGTTGGACACTGTTGTCGAGGAATTGAACCGGGAGGAGAAGGAAAATGGACGTTAA
- a CDS encoding SRPBCC family protein, which translates to MDVNRENETRVERKSDCEIVVIRTVNAPARLVFEAWTKAELFRRWWVPKSYGLNLVSCEMDVRAGGRYRLAFLHEGSTMEFFGTYLEVTPDSRLVWTNDEGDAGQTVTTVTFEEIEGKTLLTVSNLYPSKEALEADGSTGALPESLDQLDELLASLGSSAETK; encoded by the coding sequence ATGGACGTTAATAGAGAAAATGAGACCAGGGTGGAGCGGAAGTCCGACTGCGAAATCGTCGTCATCCGCACCGTCAACGCGCCAGCGCGCCTCGTGTTCGAGGCATGGACCAAGGCCGAACTCTTCCGGAGGTGGTGGGTACCCAAATCGTATGGGCTGAATCTGGTTTCCTGCGAGATGGATGTTCGCGCGGGGGGGCGGTATCGTTTGGCGTTCCTCCACGAAGGCTCGACGATGGAGTTCTTCGGCACGTACCTGGAAGTAACGCCCGACTCGCGCCTCGTTTGGACCAACGATGAAGGCGACGCCGGCCAGACCGTTACCACGGTAACCTTCGAGGAAATCGAAGGCAAGACATTGTTGACCGTGAGCAATCTCTATCCTTCGAAGGAAGCGCTGGAAGCCGACGGTTCGACCGGCGCGCTGCCCGAGTCGCTCGACCAGCTCGACGAGCTTCTCGCCAGTTTGGGATCAAGTGCGGAGACAAAATAG
- a CDS encoding DNA adenine methylase — MNYFPRGFERLVEPFAGSAAVSLAAASSRRASSFLLNDVNGPLMALWDRILTAPKELMQAYAELWSDQLGDERRFYDQVRTDFNNDRDPARFLYLLARCVKASVRYNAYGEFNQSSDNRRKGAQPGTMAWHVLGASELLRERTETLSKDYREVFQLVRPSDLVYMDPPYQGVCVTRAPRYIESVQFRDFVAGLESLNARAISYLVSYDGHLGDKSCGEPLPDHLELRCIEVHVGRSSQATLLGRNDDTCETLYLSPALCSRLDIPVPERVSLRVGQADLFAEVR; from the coding sequence TTGAACTACTTTCCGAGGGGCTTTGAACGGCTGGTCGAGCCGTTTGCTGGCTCCGCCGCTGTCAGCCTTGCAGCAGCATCTTCCCGACGCGCCTCGAGTTTTCTCCTGAACGATGTCAATGGGCCGTTGATGGCGCTCTGGGACCGCATCCTCACTGCCCCAAAGGAATTGATGCAGGCGTATGCCGAGCTTTGGTCAGACCAACTCGGCGATGAGCGGCGGTTCTACGATCAGGTCCGCACCGATTTCAACAACGACCGCGATCCTGCCCGGTTTCTCTATCTGCTGGCCCGCTGCGTCAAAGCGTCCGTTCGTTACAACGCATACGGCGAATTCAACCAAAGCTCCGACAATCGACGGAAGGGTGCGCAACCTGGGACCATGGCCTGGCACGTATTGGGAGCCTCGGAGCTTTTGCGAGAACGCACGGAAACTCTGAGCAAAGACTACCGAGAGGTTTTTCAGCTCGTCCGGCCCTCAGACCTCGTCTACATGGACCCGCCATACCAGGGGGTCTGTGTTACACGAGCCCCCCGTTACATTGAGTCGGTTCAGTTTAGGGACTTCGTGGCGGGGCTTGAAAGCTTGAACGCGCGCGCGATCTCTTACTTGGTGAGCTATGACGGGCACCTTGGCGACAAAAGCTGCGGAGAACCGCTGCCCGATCACCTTGAGTTGCGTTGCATCGAGGTCCACGTTGGCCGTTCGAGTCAGGCGACCTTGCTTGGCCGCAACGATGACACCTGCGAAACTCTCTACTTGTCTCCCGCGTTGTGCAGCAGGCTTGACATTCCGGTGCCAGAGCGTGTTTCATTGCGGGTTGGGCAGGCAGATCTGTTCGCGGAGGTTCGTTGA
- a CDS encoding restriction endonuclease, with the protein MANSTIVPSYDSMIEPTLRALQLLGGSGSIEEINSKVAEIMTLSDEVLDVPHGTTSTSEVAYRLAWSRTYLKKFGLVENSSRGVWSLTTSGKSAQSIDPREVVAFVRSQFPGRALPTPGVEPPDSPAASEPTEIGWHEQYLQKLLALPPAAFERLIQRMLRESGFTHVEVTGRTGDGGIDGVGIARISGFLSFRVLFQCKRYQGSVSPSEIRDFRGAMQGRTDKGLFATTGSFSQKAIAEATRDGAPPVDLLDGEQLVERLKELGLGVNITMVESVEVDGVWLDSL; encoded by the coding sequence ATGGCGAACTCCACTATTGTTCCGTCTTACGACTCGATGATCGAGCCGACGCTGCGAGCTCTGCAGTTGCTTGGCGGGTCGGGATCCATAGAGGAAATCAATTCTAAGGTAGCGGAGATCATGACGCTCAGCGATGAGGTGTTGGACGTTCCTCACGGAACGACCTCAACTTCCGAGGTTGCGTATCGGCTCGCATGGAGCCGCACATATTTGAAGAAGTTCGGGCTCGTCGAAAACTCGAGCAGAGGAGTTTGGTCGCTCACCACCAGCGGCAAGTCGGCACAAAGCATTGATCCCAGAGAAGTCGTTGCCTTTGTTCGGTCGCAGTTTCCGGGGCGCGCCCTTCCAACACCAGGCGTTGAACCGCCTGATTCGCCAGCCGCTTCTGAACCGACTGAGATTGGGTGGCACGAGCAGTATCTTCAAAAGCTGCTCGCGCTCCCGCCCGCAGCTTTTGAACGTTTGATCCAGCGGATGCTACGAGAGTCAGGGTTTACACACGTCGAAGTCACCGGGCGAACAGGTGATGGAGGTATCGACGGCGTTGGTATTGCTCGTATCAGTGGCTTTCTCAGTTTCAGAGTTTTGTTTCAATGCAAGCGTTATCAAGGAAGCGTTTCCCCGTCCGAGATTCGCGACTTTAGGGGTGCGATGCAAGGTCGCACCGATAAGGGATTGTTTGCCACAACTGGTTCCTTCAGTCAAAAGGCCATCGCCGAGGCGACTCGCGACGGTGCTCCTCCCGTTGACCTGTTAGATGGCGAGCAACTCGTTGAACGGCTGAAGGAACTTGGGCTGGGTGTGAACATAACGATGGTAGAGTCTGTGGAAGTTGATGGGGTCTGGTTGGATTCTCTTTAG
- a CDS encoding alpha/beta hydrolase, whose amino-acid sequence MSAQQKPTTGYAPVNGINMYYEIHGPPAPTIGDKPGIGKSGEPVVLLHGAFMTITNNWDAPNGQNWIGELAKTRRVIAVEMQGHGRTADVSRDFTYENLADDVAALLDHLKIPRADLIGYSMGGAVAMQCAIRHPDKVRKAVILSSTFRPDGMVAGAGELISKLTADDFKGSPLETEYKKLSPTPDDFPKFVRRLVAMFAKGYDLGTDKLKATKAPMFFIHGDADGILLAHVAEMFRLKGGETHGDMGPRSSSRLAILPDTTHVTLIQRMSIIVPMVNDFLDAKP is encoded by the coding sequence GTGTCGGCGCAGCAGAAGCCAACGACGGGCTACGCGCCGGTCAATGGAATCAACATGTACTACGAAATCCACGGACCGCCTGCCCCGACCATCGGGGACAAGCCGGGAATCGGAAAGAGCGGCGAACCGGTGGTGCTGCTTCACGGCGCGTTCATGACCATCACCAACAACTGGGACGCCCCGAACGGGCAGAACTGGATCGGCGAACTGGCCAAGACGCGACGCGTCATTGCCGTCGAAATGCAGGGCCACGGCCGCACGGCGGACGTCTCCCGAGATTTCACCTACGAAAACCTCGCCGACGATGTGGCCGCGCTGCTCGATCATCTCAAGATCCCGCGGGCGGACCTTATCGGCTACAGCATGGGCGGAGCCGTGGCGATGCAGTGTGCGATCCGCCATCCGGACAAAGTGCGAAAGGCGGTCATCCTATCGTCCACGTTCCGCCCGGACGGCATGGTCGCGGGAGCGGGCGAACTTATCTCGAAACTCACGGCGGACGATTTCAAAGGCTCGCCCCTTGAGACCGAGTACAAGAAGCTAAGTCCGACTCCGGACGACTTTCCCAAGTTCGTCCGGCGACTCGTCGCCATGTTCGCGAAAGGGTACGACCTCGGCACCGACAAGCTGAAGGCCACCAAGGCGCCCATGTTTTTCATCCACGGCGACGCGGACGGCATTCTGCTGGCGCACGTCGCGGAGATGTTTCGGCTCAAGGGTGGCGAGACCCACGGCGACATGGGTCCGCGCTCGTCATCGCGATTAGCCATCTTGCCCGACACCACCCACGTGACCCTGATACAGCGCATGTCCATCATCGTGCCGATGGTGAACGACTTCCTCGACGCGAAGCCGTAG
- a CDS encoding peroxiredoxin: MLRINDEAPDFTAETSQGTINFHEWIGDGWAILFSHPKDFTPVCTTELGYMAGLKPEFEKRNCKIIGLSVDPVSSHNRWMEDIEATQGHKVTYPMIGDPELKIAKLYDMLPAESGDTSEGRTAADNQTVRTVYVVGPDKKIKLMLTYPMSTGRNFDEVLRVLDSMQLTAKHKVATPVNWQSGDDVIILPSVSDEEAKQKFPEGWDAPRPYLRIVPQPK; encoded by the coding sequence ATGCTACGCATAAACGACGAGGCTCCCGATTTCACCGCCGAAACATCGCAGGGCACGATCAACTTCCACGAGTGGATCGGCGACGGTTGGGCCATCCTGTTCTCTCATCCCAAGGACTTCACCCCCGTGTGCACCACGGAGCTGGGTTACATGGCCGGGCTGAAGCCGGAATTCGAAAAGCGAAACTGCAAAATAATCGGCTTGAGCGTCGATCCCGTCAGTAGCCACAACAGATGGATGGAAGACATCGAGGCTACGCAAGGCCATAAGGTCACCTATCCCATGATCGGCGACCCGGAGCTCAAGATCGCCAAGCTTTACGACATGCTGCCCGCGGAGAGCGGCGACACCAGCGAGGGACGCACGGCCGCCGATAATCAGACGGTCCGAACCGTATACGTGGTGGGGCCGGACAAGAAGATCAAGCTGATGCTCACCTACCCCATGAGCACGGGCCGCAATTTCGACGAGGTGCTTCGAGTGCTCGATTCGATGCAGCTCACGGCCAAGCACAAGGTCGCCACGCCCGTGAACTGGCAGAGCGGGGACGACGTCATCATCTTGCCGTCGGTTTCAGACGAAGAGGCCAAACAGAAGTTTCCCGAGGGTTGGGACGCGCCCCGCCCCTATCTGCGGATCGTTCCCCAGCCCAAGTAA
- a CDS encoding saccharopine dehydrogenase NADP-binding domain-containing protein, protein MGVTYGIMGAGMQGPAVAYDLAQFANPDKILLADINEELARSKAHKVNRLVGREIVEPRALDVTNDDQIAQFYAECGMIVSAVPWQLNQRLAEKALEHKVSFIDMGNEPDWFWFEFRKRNQEAVDAGITIVPDTGLAPGMVNHLGLYCMENMDECDEIRLRCGGLPQTPRPPLGYKLVFNIIGVISEYTGEAHTIQDGKIVMVPTLNDVEAMEIAPLGVLEAASTSGGTSTAPYTLMGKVKNYNYKTLRYPGHWQAIQSLRDLGFFDEHPIGKDGCAITPRDVAAAVIPDKIRFPEDKDLIVVHAFGRGKKDERPYEISLSIIDYHDDDTGFSAMERMTGFASSIIAQGIANGITPKGLVPYEQTMTGHQYVKEFLRRGFRVTEKIEHVMANH, encoded by the coding sequence ATGGGCGTTACCTACGGAATAATGGGCGCGGGCATGCAGGGCCCCGCCGTCGCATACGATTTGGCGCAATTCGCCAATCCGGATAAGATTCTCTTGGCCGACATCAACGAAGAGTTGGCCCGATCCAAAGCGCACAAGGTCAATCGACTAGTCGGCAGAGAGATCGTCGAACCGCGAGCCTTGGACGTTACGAACGACGATCAAATAGCCCAGTTCTACGCCGAATGCGGCATGATCGTCAGCGCGGTGCCGTGGCAATTGAACCAGCGACTGGCCGAAAAAGCCTTAGAGCACAAGGTCAGCTTTATCGATATGGGCAACGAGCCGGACTGGTTCTGGTTCGAGTTTAGAAAACGCAACCAGGAGGCGGTCGATGCGGGCATCACGATAGTGCCCGACACCGGGCTCGCTCCTGGAATGGTCAACCATCTCGGCCTGTACTGCATGGAGAACATGGACGAGTGCGACGAGATTCGCCTTCGATGCGGAGGCCTGCCCCAAACTCCCCGACCGCCGCTCGGATACAAACTAGTCTTCAACATTATCGGCGTCATCTCGGAATACACCGGCGAGGCGCACACCATCCAAGACGGCAAAATCGTGATGGTGCCCACTTTGAACGACGTAGAGGCGATGGAGATTGCGCCCTTGGGCGTGCTGGAGGCGGCCTCCACCTCGGGCGGCACCAGCACCGCGCCCTACACGCTAATGGGCAAGGTCAAAAACTACAACTACAAAACGCTCCGCTATCCCGGGCACTGGCAGGCGATTCAATCGTTGCGCGATTTGGGCTTCTTCGACGAGCATCCGATCGGCAAGGACGGATGCGCCATCACCCCCCGCGATGTGGCTGCTGCAGTCATTCCCGACAAAATCCGCTTTCCCGAGGATAAGGACCTGATCGTGGTGCACGCCTTTGGGCGGGGCAAGAAGGACGAGCGTCCCTACGAGATCAGCCTCAGCATCATCGATTATCACGACGACGACACCGGCTTTAGCGCGATGGAGCGAATGACGGGTTTCGCCAGCTCCATCATTGCGCAAGGCATCGCGAACGGCATAACGCCCAAGGGCTTGGTGCCCTACGAGCAGACCATGACCGGGCACCAATACGTCAAGGAGTTCTTGCGCCGCGGCTTCCGAGTAACCGAGAAGATCGAGCACGTGATGGCGAATCACTGA
- a CDS encoding phosphoglycerate kinase: MQKKSIRDIEWAGKRALVRVDFNVPMEDGAVSNDRRIREAVPTIWHLCEGGASVVLMSHLGRPKGRDESLSLAPVAKRLSEILGKPVHFVRECIGEEAEQASSSLKAGEILLLENLRFHPEEEANDPGFAAALAKHGDRYVNDAFGTAHRAHASTEGVARLLPGVAGFLIEKELHYLGGALSQPERPFVALLGGAKVKDKIAVIENLLPKVDRLLIGGGMMFTFLKAKGYGIGRSLLDEERLDFARSLVDDPKILLPVDCVVASEISDEAAASVVLADAIPHDQIGLDIGPKSVEAFANEIKGAGTVVWNGPVGVFEKKPFQAGTLGVLQAMAECKGTTILGGGDTAAAAEQFEFEDQMSHISTGGGASLEFMEGRELPGIAALKDK, encoded by the coding sequence GTGCAGAAGAAGAGCATCCGAGATATAGAATGGGCCGGCAAGAGGGCGCTGGTTAGGGTCGATTTTAACGTTCCGATGGAGGATGGCGCGGTTTCGAACGACCGTCGAATCCGCGAGGCCGTGCCCACAATCTGGCATTTGTGCGAGGGAGGCGCTTCGGTCGTACTGATGTCTCATCTGGGCCGTCCAAAGGGTCGAGACGAAAGTTTGAGCCTGGCTCCCGTGGCGAAGCGCCTGAGCGAGATTTTGGGCAAGCCGGTGCATTTTGTCCGCGAGTGCATTGGAGAAGAGGCCGAGCAAGCCAGTTCGTCGCTCAAGGCGGGCGAGATCTTGCTGTTAGAGAACCTTCGGTTTCATCCCGAAGAGGAGGCGAACGACCCGGGCTTTGCCGCGGCTTTGGCCAAGCATGGCGATCGCTATGTGAACGATGCGTTCGGCACGGCTCATCGCGCTCATGCCTCGACGGAAGGCGTTGCGCGGCTCTTGCCCGGTGTGGCCGGATTCTTGATCGAGAAGGAGCTTCACTATTTGGGCGGGGCCCTGAGCCAGCCTGAGCGGCCTTTCGTCGCCCTTTTGGGCGGGGCGAAGGTCAAGGACAAGATCGCCGTGATTGAGAACCTCTTGCCGAAGGTCGATCGGCTCTTGATCGGCGGGGGCATGATGTTCACCTTCTTAAAGGCCAAAGGGTACGGGATCGGACGGTCGCTGTTGGACGAGGAGCGATTGGATTTCGCGCGCTCATTGGTCGATGATCCCAAGATTCTGCTGCCTGTTGACTGCGTCGTCGCGAGCGAGATTTCGGACGAGGCGGCTGCCTCTGTCGTGTTGGCGGATGCGATTCCTCACGATCAGATTGGGCTGGACATAGGGCCAAAGAGCGTCGAGGCGTTTGCGAACGAAATCAAGGGCGCGGGCACGGTGGTGTGGAACGGCCCGGTCGGCGTGTTCGAGAAGAAGCCGTTTCAAGCGGGCACTCTCGGCGTCTTGCAGGCGATGGCGGAGTGCAAGGGCACGACGATTTTGGGCGGAGGCGATACGGCGGCCGCTGCCGAGCAGTTTGAGTTTGAAGACCAGATGAGCCACATCAGCACGGGGGGCGGCGCCTCGCTAGAGTTTATGGAAGGGCGCGAACTGCCGGGCATTGCCGCGCTGAAGGACAAATAG
- a CDS encoding serine hydroxymethyltransferase has product MTTDAIRTQRYGDLRSVDPAIAEIIEKETLRQERNLELIASENVTSRAVREAVGSVMTDKYAEGYPGKRYYGGCEFHDEAESLAIERAKALFGAEHANVQPHCGASANMTVFYAFMTPGDAFLGMDLAHGGHLTHGSPVNFSGRLYKAVHYGVSRETEQLDYDQIRSLAREHRPKIVLGGATCYPRDIDWAALRSIADEVGAYLMVDMAHPAGLIAAGEYPSPVPFADFVTSTTHKTLRGPRGGLILCKAEHAQAIDKSVFPGLQGGPLMHQIAGKAVCFHEALQPEFKSYQKQVKANARALAGAMAEQGFRAVSGGTDSHLALIDLTPFGITGKKAQETLDRASITVNRNMIPFDPQKPFVTSGIRIGTPVVTSRGMREGEMAEIARLIAQALRDPDSEENLSRTASAVHELTARFPVHLDA; this is encoded by the coding sequence ATGACGACCGATGCGATTCGAACACAAAGGTACGGCGACTTGCGCTCTGTCGATCCCGCTATTGCGGAGATCATCGAGAAAGAAACCCTGCGACAAGAGCGCAACTTGGAGCTGATCGCGTCGGAGAACGTTACCAGCCGCGCCGTGCGCGAGGCGGTCGGATCGGTGATGACGGACAAGTATGCCGAGGGCTATCCCGGAAAGCGATACTACGGCGGTTGCGAGTTTCACGACGAGGCTGAGAGTTTGGCGATCGAACGCGCTAAAGCGCTTTTTGGCGCGGAACATGCGAACGTGCAGCCCCATTGCGGCGCATCGGCGAACATGACCGTGTTCTACGCTTTTATGACGCCGGGCGATGCGTTTTTGGGCATGGATCTGGCGCATGGCGGACATCTGACGCACGGCAGTCCGGTCAACTTTTCTGGACGGTTGTACAAGGCCGTTCATTATGGGGTAAGCCGAGAGACCGAGCAGTTGGATTACGATCAGATTCGATCGTTGGCGAGGGAGCACAGGCCAAAAATCGTATTGGGCGGCGCGACCTGCTATCCGAGGGATATCGATTGGGCGGCGCTGAGAAGCATTGCGGACGAGGTCGGCGCTTATCTGATGGTCGATATGGCGCATCCGGCGGGTTTGATCGCCGCGGGCGAGTACCCAAGCCCCGTGCCGTTTGCCGACTTTGTAACCAGCACGACGCACAAGACCCTAAGAGGGCCGCGAGGCGGATTGATATTGTGCAAAGCCGAGCATGCGCAGGCCATCGACAAGAGCGTGTTTCCCGGTTTGCAGGGAGGGCCGCTGATGCACCAGATTGCGGGCAAGGCGGTCTGCTTTCACGAAGCGCTCCAGCCCGAGTTCAAATCCTATCAAAAGCAGGTAAAGGCGAATGCGCGGGCGTTGGCCGGCGCGATGGCGGAGCAAGGCTTTCGCGCGGTCAGCGGCGGCACCGACAGCCACTTGGCGCTGATCGACCTGACGCCGTTCGGCATCACCGGAAAGAAGGCGCAAGAAACCTTGGACAGAGCGAGCATTACGGTCAATCGCAACATGATCCCGTTCGATCCGCAAAAGCCTTTTGTTACCAGCGGCATTCGGATCGGCACGCCGGTCGTAACGTCGCGAGGAATGCGAGAGGGCGAGATGGCCGAGATCGCGCGGCTGATCGCTCAGGCGCTTCGCGACCCGGATAGCGAGGAGAATCTTAGCCGGACGGCTTCTGCCGTGCACGAGTTGACCGCTCGTTTTCCGGTTCATTTGGACGCATGA
- a CDS encoding NDP-sugar synthase — MKAMLLAAGVGSRLDPLTRQLPKPMAPVINRPVMEHLLNLLRLHGFSEVMVNLHYMGGMIKNYFGNGSKWGVKIRYSLEEELWGDAGSVKRCEDFFDETFIVIGADDLTDLDLTKLMKFHTEKRALVTIALSLVEDPSEYGIALLNEKGRITRFLEKPKGELIFSNSANIGMYVCEPDIFNLIPRGTPYGYGKDLLPLLVEQKKPLYGFLTSSYWKDVGSLQTYRQAHLDAMQGRVQMQFPYKERQKYVWVGDNVEIAPDAHVGYPVVIGHGAKIMSGARVEADSVIGENCVIESGAHVEESILWDNAVVMEDTKLVRCIVGEGCRVKSNVAVFDGVIVDPIRRDKK, encoded by the coding sequence ATGAAGGCGATGCTGTTGGCCGCGGGCGTCGGTTCGCGGCTCGATCCCCTTACCCGCCAACTGCCCAAACCCATGGCGCCGGTCATCAACCGACCCGTCATGGAGCACCTGCTCAACCTCCTGAGACTCCACGGCTTTAGCGAGGTCATGGTCAATCTGCACTATATGGGCGGAATGATCAAAAACTACTTTGGCAACGGCTCCAAGTGGGGGGTCAAGATTCGCTACTCGTTAGAAGAGGAGCTTTGGGGAGACGCCGGCAGCGTCAAACGTTGCGAGGACTTCTTTGACGAGACCTTCATCGTTATCGGCGCGGACGATCTGACCGACCTCGACCTGACCAAACTGATGAAGTTTCATACCGAGAAGCGGGCCTTGGTTACCATCGCGCTTTCGTTGGTGGAAGACCCCTCAGAATACGGAATCGCCCTCCTGAACGAGAAGGGCCGTATCACTCGATTCTTAGAGAAGCCAAAAGGCGAGCTGATCTTCTCCAACTCCGCCAACATTGGCATGTACGTCTGCGAACCGGACATCTTTAACCTGATCCCTCGGGGAACGCCCTACGGCTATGGCAAGGACCTGCTGCCCCTGCTCGTCGAGCAGAAAAAGCCGCTGTACGGCTTCCTCACCTCCAGCTACTGGAAAGATGTCGGCAGCCTGCAAACCTATCGTCAGGCGCACCTGGATGCCATGCAGGGCAGGGTTCAAATGCAATTTCCTTACAAGGAGCGGCAAAAGTACGTTTGGGTCGGCGACAACGTCGAGATTGCGCCCGACGCGCACGTCGGCTATCCGGTCGTCATTGGGCACGGCGCCAAGATCATGTCGGGCGCTCGCGTCGAGGCCGACAGCGTGATCGGAGAAAATTGCGTTATCGAGAGCGGCGCCCACGTAGAAGAGAGCATCCTATGGGACAACGCCGTGGTGATGGAAGATACCAAACTAGTCAGATGCATCGTCGGCGAAGGCTGCCGAGTGAAATCGAATGTGGCTGTCTTTGACGGCGTGATCGTCGATCCTATCCGAAGAGACAAGAAGTAA
- a CDS encoding DegT/DnrJ/EryC1/StrS family aminotransferase, whose translation MQVRMVDLQRQHQQLAQELESVVLETLRGGYYVMGQRHAQFESEMADLCQSKHAIGVNSGTDAIKLALRAIDIGPGDEVITTPFTFVATIEAICLLGARPVFVDIDPETFNLDPNLMEAAITPRTKAILPVDLYGQIADMKRIKEISDARGLKVIEDAAQSIGALHHDRPIGAFAHAATLSFFPTKNLGAAGDGGMVVTDDDEIADRIKSLRVHGTVGGTYYYNDIGYTSRLDEIQAAILSVKLAKLKEWNERRRYHASLYRTLLANSGIALPYVEPFNYHIYHQFTIRHPDRDGLKDWLKERGVDSAVYYPVPLHVQNAYRSLGYQPGQFKRSEEAALQVLSLPIHAQLTEDQITYAAQQILEYAPSGALV comes from the coding sequence GTGCAAGTAAGAATGGTCGATCTGCAGCGCCAGCATCAACAATTGGCGCAAGAATTGGAATCGGTAGTCCTAGAAACGCTGCGCGGCGGATACTACGTAATGGGCCAGCGCCACGCTCAGTTCGAAAGCGAAATGGCCGACCTCTGCCAATCCAAACACGCCATCGGGGTCAATTCCGGCACAGATGCTATCAAGCTCGCCCTGCGGGCCATCGACATCGGACCCGGCGACGAGGTCATCACCACGCCGTTCACCTTCGTCGCCACCATCGAAGCCATCTGTCTTTTAGGCGCCCGACCCGTCTTCGTCGATATCGACCCAGAGACGTTCAACCTCGATCCAAACTTGATGGAAGCGGCCATCACCCCTCGCACCAAGGCGATCCTGCCGGTCGATCTCTATGGCCAGATCGCAGACATGAAGCGAATCAAAGAGATTTCCGACGCGCGCGGCCTGAAGGTCATAGAAGACGCCGCGCAATCCATTGGCGCGCTCCATCACGACCGGCCGATCGGCGCGTTTGCCCATGCCGCCACGCTCAGCTTTTTCCCCACCAAGAACCTTGGCGCAGCGGGCGACGGCGGAATGGTGGTAACCGACGACGACGAGATCGCCGACCGAATCAAGAGTCTGCGCGTTCACGGAACGGTCGGCGGCACCTACTACTACAACGACATCGGTTACACATCGCGCCTGGACGAGATTCAAGCCGCCATTCTAAGCGTGAAACTGGCCAAGCTGAAAGAATGGAACGAGCGAAGGCGCTATCACGCATCCCTCTATCGCACGCTCTTGGCCAACAGCGGCATCGCACTGCCTTATGTCGAACCGTTCAACTACCACATCTATCACCAGTTCACCATCCGACATCCTGATAGAGACGGCCTGAAAGATTGGCTCAAGGAGCGCGGCGTCGACAGCGCGGTCTACTATCCGGTGCCGCTGCACGTTCAAAACGCTTATCGCTCTCTGGGCTATCAGCCGGGCCAGTTCAAGCGATCCGAAGAAGCCGCCCTGCAAGTCCTTTCGCTCCCGATCCACGCGCAACTGACCGAAGATCAGATTACGTATGCGGCACAACAGATTCTGGAGTACGCTCCTTCGGGAGCGCTGGTCTAA